The following proteins come from a genomic window of Triticum aestivum cultivar Chinese Spring chromosome 6A, IWGSC CS RefSeq v2.1, whole genome shotgun sequence:
- the LOC123131297 gene encoding cinnamoyl-CoA reductase 1, which yields MASYSEKQANDKGEKHHELVCVTGAGGFIGSWVVKALLLHGYRVRGTARDPADHKNAHLLTLEGAQERLALCRADLLDRDNLCSVFSGCHGVFHVASPISETDPELMVVAVEGTRNVINAAADAGVRRVVFTSSYGAVHMDPNRSPDTVVDETCWSDYDFCKETGNMYCCSKIMAEITAKEEAANRGLDLAVVVPSMTIGPALQQKLNLGIAFINRYLTGAKKTCPNAVAGYTDVRDVARAHVVVYERPDARGRYLCMGAVLHRAHFLQLLRDLFPQYPITDKREDDGKPMAKPYRFSNQRLRDLGLEFTPLKESLYDMVVSLQQHGHLPVVPGPDGPRL from the exons ATGGCTTCCTATTCGGAGAAGCAGGCCAACGACAAGGGTGAGAAACATCATGAGCTAGTTTGTGTGACTGGGGCAGGAGGCTTCATTGGTTCATGGGTGGTGAAGGCGCTCCTCCTCCATGGCTACCGTGTCCGGGGAACTGCCAGAGACCCCG CTGATCACAAGAACGCGCACCTGCTTACCCTGGAGGGAGCCCAGGAGAGGTTAGCCTTATGCCGCGCCGATCTCCTGGACCGTGACAACCTCTGTTCAGTGTTCAGCGGATGCCATGGCGTTTTTCATGTCGCCTCCCCGATCTCGGAAACCGACCCT GAGCTCATGGTGGTCGCCGTGGAGGGAACCAGGAACGTGATCAACGCGGCGGCTGACGCGGGCGTGCGGCGTGTGGTGTTTACTTCCTCCTACGGCGCCGTGCACATGGATCCCAACAGGAGCCCGGACACGGTCGTGGATGAGACGTGCTGGAGCGACTATGACTTCTGCAAGGAGACTGGC AACATGTACTGCTGCTCGAAGATAATGGCGGAGATcacggcgaaggaggaggcggccaaCAGGGGGCTGGACCTGGCAGTGGTGGTGCCGTCGATGACGATCGGCCCCGCGCTGCAGCAGAAGCTCAATCTGGGCATCGCCTTTATCAACCGCTACCTCACGGGCGCCAAGAAGACCTGCCCCAACGCCGTGGCCGGCTACACCGACGTCCGCGACGTCGCCCGCGCCCACGTCGTCGTCTACGAGCGCCCGGACGCACGCGGCAGGTACCTCTGCATGGGCGCCGTGCTGCACCGTGCCCATTTCCTCCAGCTGCTCCGAGACCTTTTCCCGCAGTACCCCATCACCGACAA GCGTGAAGATGACGGCAAGCCGATGGCCAAGCCGTACAGGTTCTCCAACCAGAGGCTGAGGGACCTCGGGTTGGAGTTCACTCCCCTCAAGGAGAGTTTGTACGACATGGTGGTATCCCTGCAGCAGCATGGTCACCTGCCTGTTGTTCCGGGGCCAGATGGTCCACGCCTCTAA